A part of Saliniradius amylolyticus genomic DNA contains:
- a CDS encoding secretin N-terminal domain-containing protein, protein MKKITVTVILSTLLIGCATNQESHENQKQDNFVYELKKSYLSGGEPVQEATEPEDTDDEGRKKDFEPLKSITADQKEEVQQQRIAETFSAQEKATIAAENMPLTEFLHYAFGEILSENYVVAPDLKNNKTPVTANVKEPVSKRELFNIIASVLKREQVSVDYDNGTFFFQAAKLGKAKAAIGIGNTPESVPNTSGQILQVVPIKYGIKVALERTVRELISATIRADFEQSSLFVMGDRSNVLRALELIDILDTPANRGKHIGLITLTYIPLNEFVNQTKTLMENEGLNVGVNTGSNSNIALVPLEHLGSAAVFATSEELLDRVKYWATILDQPTRGESEQYFVYNPKYARATDLGKSIGDLISLGSRSTVSKNQRSTGANAEELRNTGDSGSTLVSAEKMSFVVDERSNSIIFRTSGSQYQTLLPLLRKLDVLPKQVLLEVLIAEVTMADDFKYGVEFALKNSSRLSVTTQGSFGAGETGGLNLSFLDGGAEAVASFFKENKFINVLSNPSLLVRDGVAANISVGTDIPVVGGTVSQDGGNVTTNIEYRKTGVDVSVTPTINAQGVVIMSINQRISNTVDTTAGSNGSPSIFERSLDTEAVVGSGKTVLLGGLISEDVSNGETKVPGFGDLPLVGHLFKGRTDSRSKTELVMLVTPKVIESNEQWNKLMSDFEGGLENIRLIR, encoded by the coding sequence GTGAAAAAAATAACTGTCACCGTAATACTGAGCACCTTGCTGATAGGTTGTGCGACCAACCAGGAGTCTCACGAAAACCAAAAGCAAGACAACTTTGTGTATGAGTTGAAGAAGTCATACTTATCGGGTGGTGAGCCGGTTCAAGAAGCCACTGAACCCGAGGACACCGATGATGAGGGCAGAAAGAAAGATTTTGAGCCTTTAAAATCGATTACTGCAGATCAAAAAGAAGAAGTCCAGCAGCAGCGAATCGCAGAGACCTTTAGTGCGCAGGAAAAGGCGACCATCGCAGCGGAAAACATGCCACTGACTGAGTTTCTGCATTACGCCTTTGGTGAGATTCTGTCAGAAAACTATGTTGTTGCCCCGGATCTGAAGAATAATAAAACACCGGTTACGGCAAACGTAAAAGAGCCAGTTTCAAAGCGCGAGTTATTCAACATCATAGCTTCGGTGTTGAAGCGTGAACAGGTGAGTGTCGATTATGACAACGGGACGTTTTTCTTCCAGGCCGCCAAGTTGGGTAAAGCCAAGGCAGCTATTGGCATAGGTAATACACCGGAGTCTGTGCCTAACACCAGTGGCCAGATTCTGCAAGTGGTCCCCATTAAGTATGGTATTAAGGTTGCGCTCGAGAGAACGGTCAGGGAGTTAATTAGCGCAACAATCAGAGCCGACTTTGAGCAGAGCTCATTATTTGTAATGGGGGATCGCAGTAATGTCCTTCGAGCGCTGGAACTGATCGATATACTCGATACGCCGGCAAACAGGGGCAAGCATATTGGGCTTATTACGCTGACGTATATTCCCTTGAATGAATTCGTAAACCAGACAAAAACCTTGATGGAGAATGAAGGGCTGAATGTCGGAGTGAATACTGGCTCGAATTCTAACATCGCCTTGGTGCCATTGGAGCACCTTGGTTCTGCAGCGGTATTTGCGACCTCTGAAGAACTACTGGACCGGGTTAAGTACTGGGCGACGATTCTTGATCAGCCAACCCGAGGGGAGAGCGAGCAGTATTTCGTTTACAACCCCAAATACGCCAGGGCAACGGACCTGGGGAAAAGCATCGGTGATTTGATCTCATTAGGCAGCCGCTCCACAGTTTCCAAAAACCAGAGAAGCACGGGTGCCAACGCTGAAGAGTTAAGAAACACCGGCGATAGTGGCTCGACCCTGGTCTCGGCCGAAAAAATGTCCTTCGTGGTGGATGAACGCAGCAACTCTATCATCTTCAGAACCTCAGGTTCCCAGTACCAGACTTTGTTGCCGCTACTCAGAAAACTCGATGTACTGCCCAAACAAGTATTATTGGAAGTGCTGATAGCCGAAGTCACTATGGCTGATGACTTTAAGTATGGTGTTGAGTTTGCGCTGAAAAACAGCAGCAGGCTTTCTGTAACCACACAGGGGTCGTTTGGTGCTGGAGAGACAGGCGGCTTAAACCTAAGCTTTTTGGATGGCGGGGCCGAGGCAGTAGCGTCCTTTTTCAAGGAAAATAAGTTTATCAACGTGTTGTCAAATCCCTCCTTATTAGTCAGAGATGGTGTCGCTGCTAATATCAGCGTAGGAACTGACATACCTGTTGTAGGCGGCACGGTTTCTCAGGATGGTGGTAACGTTACTACCAACATTGAGTATCGCAAAACAGGGGTGGACGTGTCCGTAACGCCCACCATCAACGCGCAGGGTGTGGTCATCATGAGCATTAACCAGCGCATCAGTAACACTGTCGATACAACGGCAGGGAGCAATGGCTCACCGTCGATCTTCGAACGGTCTCTGGATACTGAAGCCGTTGTGGGCAGTGGTAAAACGGTGTTGCTGGGCGGACTGATCAGCGAGGACGTGTCCAATGGAGAGACAAAGGTGCCAGGCTTTGGAGACTTACCATTGGTGGGGCATCTGTTTAAGGGCCGGACCGACTCTCGAAGCAAGACAGAGCTGGTGATGCTGGTTACCCCTAAGGTGATCGAAAGCAACGAGCAGTGGAATAAGCTGATGTCGGATTTTGAAGGCGGGCTTGAAAACATTCGCTTGATTCGTTAA